A part of Motilibacter aurantiacus genomic DNA contains:
- a CDS encoding phytoene desaturase family protein → MARVVVVGAGMGGLAAAARLGALRHEVTVLEQAPVVGGKLGRFERDGFAFDTGPSLLTLPAVYRDTFYKTGAPLEEVLELVPVDPAFHYRFADGTEVDVPNASRSRARQAFDDAFGDGAGADWERFLDVAHRIWQVTRGPFLESPLDRGDLLRLSRRVGDLRTVAPWRTLRGLGRRHLRDPRLRMLLDRYATYTGSDPRRAPAALAVVPYVEQAFGAWYVPGGLRRLGDALHERARATGATVRTGADVAEVLVEGGKAVGVRLADGERVRADVVVANADASHLYADLLQGPVAQRELRSLRRATPSLSGFVLLLALRGRTPGLAHHTVLFPERYDEEFDAVFGGRPPDDPTVYVSAPDDPALRPDDEHEAWFVLVNAPRHEPGRGMDWAWPGLADAYADRVLEIMAERGLDVRDRVLWRQVRTPADLERETRSPGGSIYGTSSNGARAAFLRPANSSPVPGLFLVGGSSHPGGGLPLVGLSAAIVAELVGKA, encoded by the coding sequence GTGGCACGTGTGGTCGTCGTCGGGGCAGGAATGGGCGGGCTCGCAGCCGCGGCCCGGCTGGGCGCGCTGCGCCACGAGGTGACGGTGCTGGAGCAGGCCCCGGTCGTCGGCGGGAAGCTGGGGCGGTTCGAGCGCGACGGCTTCGCCTTCGACACCGGCCCCTCGCTGCTGACGCTGCCGGCGGTCTACCGCGACACCTTCTACAAGACCGGCGCCCCGCTCGAGGAGGTTCTCGAGCTGGTCCCGGTCGACCCGGCCTTCCACTACCGCTTCGCCGACGGAACGGAGGTCGACGTGCCCAACGCCTCGCGCTCGAGGGCCCGCCAGGCCTTCGACGACGCCTTCGGCGACGGTGCCGGCGCCGACTGGGAGCGCTTCCTCGACGTCGCGCACCGGATCTGGCAGGTCACACGCGGCCCGTTCCTCGAGTCCCCGCTGGACCGGGGGGACCTGCTGCGCCTCTCCCGGCGCGTCGGCGACCTGCGGACCGTGGCGCCCTGGCGCACGCTGCGCGGGCTCGGCCGCCGCCATCTGCGGGACCCGCGGCTGCGCATGCTGCTCGACCGCTACGCCACCTACACCGGCTCGGACCCGCGCCGCGCGCCGGCGGCCCTCGCCGTCGTGCCCTACGTCGAGCAGGCCTTCGGCGCCTGGTACGTCCCGGGCGGGCTGCGCCGGCTCGGCGACGCCCTGCACGAGCGGGCCCGCGCCACCGGGGCCACCGTGCGCACCGGCGCCGACGTGGCCGAGGTGCTCGTCGAGGGCGGGAAGGCCGTCGGGGTGCGTCTCGCCGACGGCGAACGGGTGCGGGCCGACGTCGTCGTGGCGAACGCGGACGCGTCCCACCTCTACGCCGACCTGCTGCAGGGCCCCGTCGCGCAGCGCGAGCTGCGCTCGCTGCGACGGGCGACCCCGTCGCTGTCCGGCTTCGTGCTGCTGCTCGCGCTGCGCGGGCGCACGCCCGGGCTGGCCCACCACACGGTGCTGTTCCCCGAGCGCTACGACGAGGAGTTCGACGCGGTCTTCGGCGGGCGGCCCCCGGACGACCCGACGGTCTACGTCTCGGCGCCCGACGACCCGGCGCTGCGGCCGGACGACGAGCACGAAGCGTGGTTCGTCCTCGTGAACGCCCCGCGCCACGAGCCGGGGCGCGGGATGGACTGGGCCTGGCCCGGGCTCGCCGACGCGTACGCCGACCGGGTCCTCGAGATCATGGCCGAACGCGGCCTCGACGTGCGCGACCGCGTCCTGTGGCGTCAGGTGCGTACCCCGGCCGACCTCGAGCGCGAGACGCGCTCCCCCGGCGGGTCGATCTACGGCACGTCGTCGAACGGTGCCCGGGCAGCGTTCCTCCGCCCGGCCAACAGCTCGCCCGTGCCCGGGCTCTTCCTCGTCGGCGGGTCGTCCCATCCGGGGGGCGGCCTGCCGCTGGTCGGGCTGTCCGCGGCGATCGTCGCCGAGCTCGTGGGGAAGGCCTGA
- a CDS encoding monooxygenase, which produces MTEPYVTLHLWGVPSRRIPAAAARMALDRRPVHGAAGLRFAKLLGTGSGRTFRTRDADLRHWGLLAVWDDEGAAAAFERDGTVHRGWERRAEERLRVALRPLASRGLWSGRQPFGDPAPRRHDGPVAALTRARIRTARTVTFWRAVPPVSAELHRSPGVRLAVGVGEAPVGLQGTFSLWDSARSLVDFAHRSPQHVEAVRRTAETGWYSEELFARFEVLGVEGTYGGRPV; this is translated from the coding sequence ATGACCGAGCCCTACGTCACGCTGCACCTCTGGGGCGTCCCGTCCCGCCGCATCCCGGCAGCGGCGGCCCGCATGGCCCTCGACCGCCGGCCCGTCCACGGCGCCGCCGGGCTGCGGTTCGCCAAGCTGCTCGGCACCGGCTCCGGACGCACCTTCCGCACCCGGGACGCCGACCTCCGCCACTGGGGCCTGCTCGCGGTGTGGGACGACGAGGGCGCGGCCGCGGCGTTCGAGCGCGACGGCACGGTGCACCGCGGCTGGGAGCGACGGGCCGAGGAGCGGCTGAGGGTCGCGCTGCGCCCGCTCGCCAGCCGCGGCCTCTGGTCCGGCCGGCAGCCCTTCGGGGACCCGGCCCCCCGCCGGCACGACGGGCCCGTCGCAGCGCTGACCAGGGCGCGGATCCGGACGGCCCGCACCGTGACGTTCTGGCGCGCCGTGCCGCCGGTGTCGGCCGAGCTGCACCGCTCCCCCGGCGTCCGCCTGGCGGTCGGCGTCGGAGAGGCGCCTGTCGGCCTGCAGGGGACGTTCTCGCTGTGGGACTCGGCGCGCAGCCTGGTCGACTTCGCGCACCGCAGCCCGCAGCACGTGGAGGCCGTCCGGCGCACGGCCGAGACCGGGTGGTACTCCGAGGAGCTCTTCGCGCGGTTCGAGGTGCTCGGCGTCGAGGGGACGTACGGCGGGCGCCCGGTCTGA
- a CDS encoding SRPBCC family protein, translating into MSTTVEKSIEVAVPIRTAYNAWTRFEDFPQFMGGVTSVQQLDDRRLSWVAEIAGVKREWQAEILQQLPDEKVAWAATEGATNAGQVTFTPIGPAKTRVTLHLEYEPEGLIEAVGDKLNIVERQAVSDLEKFKSYIEEKGASEGWRGSVNETMDVGDVGIDAAADTQGDSGKAGVSAKAVITGAAAVVGAGVAAAAAAKKTGGEDAPAAAPVEPVGEVTVVPAEPAPPVGDLVEPVEPPPLVTGEDFRTAP; encoded by the coding sequence ATGTCCACCACCGTGGAGAAGTCGATCGAGGTGGCAGTGCCGATCCGCACCGCGTACAACGCCTGGACCCGGTTCGAAGACTTCCCGCAGTTCATGGGCGGGGTCACCTCGGTGCAGCAGCTGGACGACCGGCGGCTCAGCTGGGTCGCGGAGATCGCGGGCGTGAAGCGCGAGTGGCAGGCGGAGATCCTGCAGCAGCTGCCCGACGAGAAGGTCGCCTGGGCTGCGACCGAGGGCGCGACCAACGCCGGTCAGGTGACCTTCACGCCCATCGGGCCGGCGAAGACCCGGGTCACGCTGCACCTGGAGTACGAGCCCGAGGGCCTGATCGAGGCGGTCGGGGACAAGCTCAACATCGTCGAGCGGCAGGCCGTCTCGGACCTGGAGAAGTTCAAGTCCTACATCGAGGAGAAGGGCGCGTCGGAGGGCTGGCGCGGCTCGGTGAACGAGACCATGGACGTCGGGGACGTGGGGATCGACGCCGCGGCCGACACCCAGGGGGACTCGGGCAAGGCCGGCGTGTCGGCGAAGGCCGTGATCACAGGGGCTGCCGCGGTCGTGGGCGCAGGGGTTGCCGCCGCGGCAGCGGCCAAGAAGACGGGCGGCGAGGACGCCCCGGCAGCCGCCCCCGTGGAGCCGGTGGGTGAGGTCACGGTCGTCCCGGCCGAGCCCGCGCCGCCCGTAGGCGACCTGGTGGAGCCGGTCGAGCCCCCGCCGCTGGTGACCGGCGAGGACTTCCGCACCGCTCCCTGA
- a CDS encoding TetR/AcrR family transcriptional regulator, protein MARTVDPEKHEARRMHILGAAGRCFARKGFDATTTADICAEAGVGSGTLFHYFGSKRRLLHALFELDEAEKAERAREALAAGDPLVGLWHVVDGLVADVRQREYLGLVNVVIQQSTRDPDLVALLERTDAAAREALATLIRRCSEAGAIDSGHDAAVTASWLQSLTDLLYIRLSGDESLDTDAELAVMRDVIARFLRLA, encoded by the coding sequence GTGGCGCGGACCGTTGACCCCGAGAAGCACGAGGCCCGGCGCATGCACATCCTGGGCGCGGCCGGCCGCTGCTTCGCCCGCAAGGGGTTCGACGCCACGACGACCGCCGACATCTGTGCCGAGGCGGGTGTCGGCTCCGGCACGTTGTTCCACTACTTCGGCAGCAAGCGTCGCCTGCTGCACGCGTTGTTCGAGCTGGACGAGGCGGAGAAGGCGGAGCGGGCCCGGGAGGCGCTGGCAGCCGGCGACCCGCTCGTCGGCTTGTGGCACGTCGTCGACGGCCTGGTCGCCGACGTCCGGCAGCGCGAGTACCTCGGCCTCGTCAACGTCGTCATTCAGCAGTCGACGCGGGACCCCGACCTCGTCGCGTTGCTCGAGCGGACCGACGCGGCGGCCCGGGAGGCATTGGCGACCCTGATCCGACGGTGCTCGGAGGCCGGGGCGATCGACAGTGGCCACGACGCCGCGGTCACCGCGTCGTGGCTGCAGTCGTTGACGGACCTGCTCTACATCCGGCTGTCGGGCGACGAGTCGCTCGACACCGATGCCGAGCTCGCCGTGATGCGGGACGTGATCGCGCGCTTCCTCCGGCTGGCCTGA
- a CDS encoding glycosyltransferase: MKLASLLVGVGAALSAAGTAHAAYNATRLRVPPAAPPPLAEQVSVLLPLRDEADRVAPCLRSLLGALDESTELVVLDDRSSDGTPEVVRRLAGGRARLVHGEPPPSGWLGKPWACAQLAKAASPNSTAYVFVDADVVVAPHAVRSAVALLRASGLDLVSPYPRQVTGTSAERLVQPLLQWSWLTTLPLGLVERSARPSLSAANGQLLCVDAAAYGRAGGHAAVRSEVVEDVALLRAFKRAGARGTVVDGTALATCRMYEGWPELRDGYSKSLWSAFGPPPAAAALLGLLGLAYVVPPLAALRGSRAGLLGYAAAVAGRVLVARRTGGRALPDALAHPVSITALGWLTARSHRLHRQGRLQWRGRPVTGA; encoded by the coding sequence GTGAAGCTCGCTTCCCTCCTCGTAGGCGTCGGCGCGGCGCTGTCCGCCGCCGGGACCGCACACGCGGCGTACAACGCGACGCGGCTGCGCGTCCCACCTGCCGCGCCACCGCCGCTCGCCGAGCAGGTCTCGGTGCTGCTCCCGCTGCGGGACGAGGCCGACCGGGTCGCGCCGTGCCTTCGGAGCCTGCTCGGGGCGCTCGACGAATCCACCGAGCTCGTCGTCCTCGACGACCGCTCCTCGGACGGGACGCCCGAGGTCGTGCGCAGGCTGGCGGGCGGCCGCGCCCGGCTCGTGCACGGCGAGCCGCCTCCCTCCGGCTGGCTCGGCAAGCCCTGGGCCTGCGCTCAGCTGGCGAAGGCAGCTTCCCCGAACAGCACCGCGTATGTCTTCGTGGATGCCGACGTGGTGGTCGCGCCGCACGCCGTCCGCTCGGCCGTCGCCCTGCTGAGGGCGTCCGGGCTCGACCTCGTCTCGCCGTACCCGCGCCAGGTGACCGGGACCAGCGCCGAGCGGCTCGTCCAGCCGTTGTTGCAGTGGTCCTGGCTGACCACGCTGCCGCTCGGCCTCGTCGAGCGGTCGGCCCGCCCCTCGCTGTCGGCCGCCAACGGCCAGCTGCTCTGCGTGGACGCGGCGGCGTACGGCAGGGCCGGTGGCCACGCCGCGGTGCGCAGCGAGGTCGTCGAGGACGTCGCGCTGCTGCGCGCGTTCAAGCGGGCGGGGGCTCGCGGGACGGTCGTCGACGGCACTGCCCTTGCGACCTGCCGGATGTACGAGGGCTGGCCCGAGCTGCGCGACGGCTACTCCAAGTCGCTCTGGTCCGCCTTCGGCCCGCCACCGGCGGCGGCCGCGCTCCTCGGGCTGCTCGGGCTGGCGTACGTCGTGCCACCGCTCGCCGCACTGCGTGGCTCGCGCGCCGGGCTGCTGGGGTACGCCGCCGCCGTGGCCGGGCGGGTCCTCGTGGCCCGCCGGACCGGAGGCCGTGCCCTGCCGGATGCGCTCGCCCACCCGGTGTCGATCACCGCCCTCGGCTGGCTGACGGCACGCTCGCACCGGCTGCACCGGCAGGGGCGCCTGCAGTGGCGCGGGCGCCCGGTGACGGGCGCGTAG
- a CDS encoding DUF6504 family protein, whose protein sequence is MRRYDDPVDVRRRDDAPEQFLWRGKLYVVRDVLAHWVETGAWWRAPSAHLVHGTDEPPVPTGAGGPVSGHPAEAAGSSTLALQEAGEREMWRVEASAGRAAGSGVFDLAFDWAVGGWRLTTALD, encoded by the coding sequence ATGAGACGGTACGACGACCCGGTGGACGTCCGTCGCCGCGACGACGCCCCTGAGCAGTTCCTCTGGCGCGGCAAGCTCTACGTCGTCCGCGACGTCCTGGCCCACTGGGTGGAGACCGGGGCGTGGTGGAGGGCGCCGTCCGCCCATCTCGTCCACGGCACCGACGAGCCGCCCGTGCCCACCGGTGCCGGCGGGCCTGTCTCCGGGCACCCGGCAGAAGCCGCGGGCTCGTCCACCCTTGCGCTGCAGGAGGCGGGCGAGCGGGAGATGTGGCGCGTCGAGGCGAGCGCGGGCCGTGCCGCGGGCAGCGGCGTCTTCGACCTGGCGTTCGACTGGGCCGTGGGCGGTTGGCGGCTCACGACGGCCCTGGACTGA
- a CDS encoding DUF4865 family protein yields MHYDIRLPRGYDMRVVRERVASRGHALDDLPGLGLKAYLVRDVAAGDAVNAYAPFYLWTDEAAAARFLWRGGGFQGIVRDFGRPPARTWIAGGCRRGAADEAPYAVTATLRLPPEADPQHVATRADDVLRELDARSLHTAAWAVDPASWELVVFLLQGTPDAPTAVKAVSETCVTFSVLHVSAPELALLA; encoded by the coding sequence ATGCACTACGACATCCGGCTGCCCCGCGGCTACGACATGCGGGTCGTCCGCGAGCGCGTCGCGTCCCGCGGGCATGCCCTCGACGACCTCCCGGGGCTGGGGCTCAAGGCGTACCTCGTGCGTGACGTCGCCGCCGGGGACGCGGTCAACGCCTACGCGCCCTTCTACCTCTGGACCGACGAGGCGGCCGCGGCGCGGTTCCTCTGGAGGGGTGGCGGGTTCCAGGGCATCGTGCGCGACTTCGGGCGGCCGCCCGCGCGCACGTGGATCGCCGGCGGGTGCCGGCGTGGCGCGGCCGACGAGGCGCCGTACGCCGTCACGGCGACCCTTCGCCTGCCGCCCGAGGCCGACCCTCAGCACGTGGCAACCCGCGCGGACGACGTCCTGCGCGAGCTCGACGCCCGCTCCCTGCACACCGCGGCGTGGGCGGTCGACCCCGCGTCCTGGGAGCTCGTCGTGTTCCTGCTGCAGGGCACCCCCGACGCGCCGACGGCGGTCAAGGCGGTGTCCGAGACCTGCGTGACCTTCTCCGTCCTGCACGTGTCCGCGCCCGAGCTCGCGCTCCTGGCATGA
- a CDS encoding SAV_6107 family HEPN domain-containing protein, with product MTTGTLTSTRRAPYPAPVPGNTLDLLDAARRDLANAAAATVPADRYAASHRAALHAAAAILAVRARPDGRRRVRTAWDLLARVAPEMQEWASFFAAGASKRAAAEAGLRRAVSERDADDLLRDSQTFLSVVESALGLLA from the coding sequence ATGACGACGGGGACATTGACCTCGACGCGCCGGGCGCCGTACCCCGCGCCGGTGCCGGGGAACACGCTCGACCTGCTCGACGCCGCACGGCGTGACCTCGCGAATGCCGCGGCAGCCACCGTGCCGGCCGATCGCTACGCCGCGTCGCACCGGGCTGCGCTCCACGCCGCTGCGGCGATCCTCGCCGTCCGCGCCCGGCCGGACGGGCGCCGGCGCGTCCGTACCGCGTGGGACCTGCTCGCCCGGGTGGCTCCGGAGATGCAGGAGTGGGCGTCGTTCTTCGCGGCCGGGGCGTCCAAGCGGGCCGCGGCGGAGGCCGGGCTGCGCCGGGCCGTGTCCGAGCGCGACGCCGACGACCTGCTGCGCGACTCCCAGACCTTCCTCTCCGTCGTCGAGTCAGCCCTCGGCCTGCTCGCCTGA
- a CDS encoding carotenoid biosynthesis protein, with protein MSTSRAAATPRALPRQLPAVLAAAAIGCQIAYPLVEGTARNRLTVVTVVVFLAAVLAHAAATRGPAWAGAYFAVAAGTGLSAEALGVATGFPFGEYDYRGTLGAKLLGVPVVIPLAWAMFTYPALLVGRRLSAGRAWAAVGIGALALASWDLFLDPQMVDAGHWRWADPDPALPGIPEIPVSNFAGWLLVALVLMTLLRLLLPDRPGPEGVPATLYLWTYASSVLAAAAFFGRPTVALVGGIGMGVVAVPYAHALLRDR; from the coding sequence ATGTCCACGAGCAGGGCCGCGGCCACGCCGCGGGCGCTCCCCCGACAGCTGCCCGCAGTCCTGGCCGCCGCGGCGATCGGCTGCCAGATCGCCTACCCGTTGGTCGAGGGGACGGCCCGCAACCGGCTGACGGTCGTCACCGTCGTCGTCTTCCTGGCCGCCGTCCTCGCCCACGCCGCCGCGACCCGTGGTCCCGCATGGGCCGGCGCGTACTTCGCGGTCGCCGCCGGGACCGGGCTGAGCGCGGAGGCGCTGGGCGTCGCGACCGGGTTCCCCTTCGGCGAGTACGACTACAGAGGCACCCTCGGCGCGAAGCTGCTCGGGGTCCCGGTCGTCATCCCGCTCGCCTGGGCGATGTTCACCTACCCCGCCCTCCTCGTGGGCCGCCGGCTCTCCGCGGGCAGGGCCTGGGCCGCCGTGGGAATCGGCGCGCTCGCCCTGGCGAGCTGGGACCTCTTCCTCGACCCGCAGATGGTCGACGCCGGGCACTGGCGCTGGGCCGACCCCGACCCCGCGCTGCCCGGCATACCTGAGATTCCCGTTTCCAACTTCGCCGGCTGGCTGCTCGTCGCCCTCGTGCTGATGACGCTGCTCCGGCTGCTCCTGCCGGACCGGCCGGGCCCGGAGGGCGTCCCTGCCACGCTCTACCTCTGGACCTACGCGTCCTCGGTCCTCGCGGCCGCAGCCTTCTTCGGCCGGCCGACCGTCGCTCTCGTCGGCGGGATCGGCATGGGCGTCGTCGCCGTCCCGTACGCCCACGCCCTGCTGAGAGACCGGTGA
- a CDS encoding ABC transporter permease has product MTATDARQQAPAPARPLQEISGEALQSVLLAGTRPPRPGPLSVSATFGWRAMLRIKHVPEQLFDVTAFPVLMTLMFTYLFGGALAGSVDRYVQFFLPGILVQTVVMITMYTGVALNTDITKGVFDRIKSLPIWRPSALVGALLGDVVRFSIASVIVIALGLALGFRPDGGVLGVVAAVALLLVFSFSLGWLWTLLGLVLRTPNSVMNTSMMALFPLTFASNIYVDPETMPGWLQAVVDVNPVAHLVTAIRGLMQGAADMGDIGLVLAESAVLVAVFGTLTMRRYNRRS; this is encoded by the coding sequence GTGACCGCGACCGACGCCCGTCAGCAGGCTCCCGCCCCCGCCCGGCCCCTGCAGGAGATCTCCGGAGAGGCGCTCCAGTCGGTGCTCCTCGCCGGCACCCGCCCGCCCCGGCCCGGCCCGCTCTCGGTGTCGGCGACCTTCGGCTGGCGCGCGATGCTGCGCATCAAGCACGTGCCCGAGCAGCTGTTCGACGTGACGGCGTTCCCGGTCCTGATGACGCTGATGTTCACCTACCTCTTCGGTGGTGCGCTCGCCGGGTCGGTCGACCGGTACGTGCAGTTCTTCCTGCCCGGGATCCTCGTGCAGACGGTCGTGATGATCACGATGTACACCGGCGTCGCCCTCAACACCGACATCACCAAGGGCGTCTTCGACCGCATCAAGTCCCTGCCGATCTGGCGGCCCTCGGCGCTGGTGGGCGCGCTGCTCGGCGACGTCGTCCGCTTCAGCATCGCCTCGGTGATCGTGATCGCCCTGGGCCTCGCGCTCGGCTTCCGGCCCGACGGAGGCGTGCTCGGGGTCGTGGCCGCGGTGGCCCTGCTGCTGGTGTTCTCCTTCAGCCTGGGCTGGCTCTGGACGTTGCTCGGGCTGGTCCTGCGCACCCCGAACTCCGTCATGAACACGAGCATGATGGCGCTCTTCCCGCTGACCTTCGCGAGCAACATCTACGTCGACCCGGAGACGATGCCGGGCTGGCTGCAGGCCGTCGTGGACGTCAACCCGGTCGCCCACCTGGTGACGGCCATCCGCGGCCTGATGCAAGGGGCCGCCGACATGGGAGACATCGGCCTCGTGCTCGCCGAGTCCGCCGTGCTCGTGGCCGTCTTCGGCACCCTCACGATGCGGCGCTACAACAGGCGCAGCTGA
- a CDS encoding MFS transporter, with protein sequence MTAATRCTGPAAGRPGPWSAAALSLHLAMFVVLLDGSALNLALPRIADDLGASTAGMEWVANAYLLPLASLLLLAGGLADRLGAKHVLVAGLLAFAAGSALCASSPSLTVLLAARALQGIAGAAVLPALLSLVVHVFASGQDRSRALNVMSVFGSGALLAGPFLGAALTQALGWRAVFWAMAPVALGAAALAATRLPRPAPAARRRLDVPGQLAGTLALALTVGGLVELSDRGVTSPLVLAMLATGASVGAGLLVWDRRADEPLIPLELFDRPAFRAAVLGGYAFALNVFGLQFLFAIHLQQRWGYSPMEAGLALLPFSVTTVVTTTVVNPLLLHRGLRFMLLTGMPIALAGTAVALAVTSPGSWVFLTVAGSLIGAGSSIYSPSLNQLAVRDAGSDRAGAASAVYFTARQVGMASGVAVLGALTALESPLAGLRIGILITGLLLGVALLQLARATTAPPAPEPGQQEEQQAVRGRAEPSPHPS encoded by the coding sequence ATGACCGCGGCGACGAGGTGCACCGGGCCGGCCGCCGGACGGCCCGGCCCCTGGAGCGCCGCAGCCCTGTCACTGCACCTGGCGATGTTCGTCGTCCTCCTGGACGGGAGCGCGCTCAATCTCGCGCTGCCTCGGATCGCGGACGACCTGGGAGCCTCCACGGCGGGGATGGAGTGGGTCGCGAACGCCTACCTGCTCCCGTTGGCGAGCCTGCTGCTGCTCGCCGGGGGCCTTGCCGACCGCCTGGGCGCGAAGCACGTCCTCGTGGCGGGCCTGCTCGCCTTCGCCGCCGGGTCGGCCCTCTGCGCCTCGAGCCCCTCGCTCACGGTCCTGCTGGCCGCCCGGGCGCTCCAGGGCATCGCCGGCGCGGCCGTGCTGCCGGCACTCCTGTCCCTCGTCGTCCACGTCTTCGCCAGCGGGCAGGACCGGTCCCGGGCGCTGAACGTCATGTCGGTCTTCGGCAGCGGCGCCCTGCTCGCCGGCCCCTTCCTCGGGGCCGCTCTCACCCAGGCGCTGGGCTGGCGCGCGGTCTTCTGGGCCATGGCCCCCGTCGCGCTGGGGGCCGCGGCCCTCGCCGCGACCCGCCTGCCGCGGCCCGCCCCGGCCGCTCGCCGACGCCTGGACGTCCCGGGGCAGCTCGCCGGCACGCTGGCCCTGGCGCTGACCGTCGGCGGCCTCGTCGAGCTGAGCGACCGCGGCGTCACGTCCCCGCTCGTCCTGGCGATGCTGGCCACCGGCGCGTCCGTCGGCGCCGGGCTGCTCGTCTGGGACCGGCGTGCTGATGAACCTCTGATCCCTCTGGAGCTGTTCGACCGGCCGGCGTTCCGCGCGGCCGTGCTGGGGGGCTACGCCTTCGCGCTGAACGTGTTCGGGCTGCAGTTCCTGTTCGCGATCCACCTGCAGCAGCGCTGGGGCTACTCGCCCATGGAGGCCGGCCTCGCGCTCCTGCCGTTCTCCGTCACGACCGTCGTCACCACGACGGTGGTCAATCCGCTCCTGCTGCATCGTGGGCTCCGCTTCATGCTGCTCACGGGGATGCCGATCGCCCTGGCGGGAACGGCCGTGGCTCTGGCGGTCACGTCACCCGGCTCCTGGGTCTTCCTCACGGTGGCGGGCTCTCTCATCGGCGCGGGCAGCAGCATCTACTCGCCGAGCCTCAACCAGCTCGCGGTCCGGGACGCCGGCTCCGACCGGGCGGGGGCCGCATCCGCCGTCTACTTCACCGCCCGACAGGTCGGGATGGCGTCCGGAGTCGCCGTCCTGGGGGCACTGACGGCCCTCGAGAGCCCCCTCGCCGGGCTGCGCATCGGGATCCTGATCACCGGCCTGCTGCTCGGCGTGGCACTGCTGCAGCTCGCGCGCGCGACCACAGCGCCCCCGGCACCCGAGCCGGGTCAGCAGGAGGAGCAGCAGGCGGTGCGCGGCCGCGCCGAGCCCTCGCCGCACCCGAGCTGA
- a CDS encoding Crp/Fnr family transcriptional regulator: MDGPGGTLLADASEEEWAAVFTHAHLLRYAPGEVIADVGEDDESVYVVVQGDVEVLVPAEGTQGLTLVDELEAGNVFGEVSFLDGEPRSAQVRAASDVVLAGLDHEGFDRLSAAHPALAIRLLLDLGRILAGRLRAAERRPG, encoded by the coding sequence ATGGACGGGCCTGGGGGCACGCTTCTCGCGGACGCCTCCGAGGAGGAGTGGGCCGCGGTGTTCACCCACGCCCACCTGCTGCGCTACGCCCCTGGCGAGGTGATCGCCGATGTCGGCGAGGACGACGAGTCGGTGTACGTCGTCGTCCAGGGGGACGTCGAGGTCCTCGTCCCGGCCGAGGGCACGCAGGGGCTGACCCTCGTCGACGAGCTCGAGGCCGGCAACGTGTTCGGCGAGGTCAGCTTCCTGGACGGGGAGCCGCGCAGCGCGCAGGTGCGCGCCGCCTCCGACGTGGTGCTGGCCGGCCTGGACCACGAGGGGTTCGACCGGCTGTCGGCGGCCCACCCGGCGCTGGCGATCCGCCTGCTGCTCGACCTCGGCCGCATCCTCGCCGGCCGGCTGCGCGCGGCCGAGCGACGGCCGGGCTGA
- a CDS encoding ATP-binding cassette domain-containing protein, producing the protein MTELAIETAGLVKTFGDTRAVDGVDLQVRRGRIHGFLGPNGAGKTTTIRMLATLLRPDEGSARVFGHDVVHEADEVRSRISLTGQFASLDEDLTGTENLVLLSRLLGYSRPAARARAEELLTAFGLTEAASRQVKKYSGGMRRRIDIAASIVVTPELIFLDEPTTGLDPRSRNQVWDIVRALVAGGTTVLLTTQYLDEADQLAEQISVIDNGRVIAEGTPGELKASVGSGALLVRVQRPDQRPAARRLLERVLTTDVREESDPHALTTTLGDPGPVAHALTELDRAGIGLAQFSLGQPSLDEVFLALTGRAATRPDDNESPDLEESSR; encoded by the coding sequence ATGACGGAGCTGGCCATCGAGACCGCCGGCCTGGTCAAGACCTTCGGCGACACCCGGGCGGTCGACGGCGTGGACCTGCAGGTGCGCCGGGGCCGCATCCACGGGTTCCTCGGCCCCAACGGCGCGGGCAAGACCACGACGATCCGGATGCTGGCCACCCTGTTGCGGCCCGACGAGGGCAGTGCCCGCGTCTTCGGCCACGACGTCGTCCACGAGGCCGACGAGGTACGCAGCCGGATCAGCCTGACCGGGCAGTTCGCCTCCCTGGACGAGGACCTCACCGGCACGGAGAACCTCGTGCTGCTGTCCCGCCTGCTCGGCTACTCACGTCCCGCTGCCCGCGCCCGCGCCGAGGAACTGCTCACGGCCTTCGGCCTCACGGAGGCGGCGTCCCGGCAGGTGAAGAAGTACTCCGGCGGCATGCGCCGACGCATCGACATCGCCGCGAGCATCGTCGTGACACCTGAGCTCATCTTCCTGGACGAGCCGACGACGGGCTTGGACCCACGCAGCCGGAATCAGGTATGGGACATCGTCCGTGCACTCGTCGCGGGTGGAACCACGGTCCTGCTCACGACGCAGTACCTCGACGAGGCGGACCAGCTCGCCGAGCAGATCTCGGTGATCGACAACGGCCGGGTGATCGCCGAGGGCACGCCCGGGGAGCTGAAGGCGTCGGTCGGCTCGGGCGCCCTGCTCGTGCGCGTCCAGCGCCCGGACCAGCGGCCCGCCGCCCGCCGACTGCTCGAGCGCGTGCTCACCACGGACGTACGCGAGGAGTCCGACCCGCACGCGCTGACCACGACGCTCGGGGACCCGGGGCCGGTGGCCCACGCGCTCACCGAGCTCGACCGGGCCGGCATCGGGCTCGCGCAGTTCTCCCTCGGGCAGCCGAGCCTGGACGAGGTGTTCCTCGCGCTGACCGGCCGTGCCGCGACCAGACCCGACGACAACGAGTCCCCCGACCTGGAGGAGAGCTCCCGGTGA